ATACTGTCCAATAGCTGGGGGATATACCAAAAGTCCTGGGCACCCGGTTACGCTACGAACCCTGAACATCCCTTTACCAGAAAAGCCGTAGAAGCAATTGATACCGGGATCATTGTAGTCTTTTCGGCTGGGAATTGCGGAATAAAGTGTCCTTATGATAAATGTGGTTCGGACACCGGGCCCGGGAAGAGTATTTGGGGAGCCAACGGGCATCCAAGAGTGATAACTGCAGGCGCAGCCAATATATTGGAGGAGTGGATAGGATGCACCAGTCAGGGGCCGGCAGCCCTTGATCCCAGGAAACCGGATTTCTGTGCTCCGAGCCATTTTAAAGGGTACTTTAATGTAGATGATGGGACATCAGCAGCTACTCCTGTTTGCGCAGGAGTTATCGGGCTCCTGAAATCTTTTGATCTCACATTAACCCATGATGAAATTAAAGGGATCCTGCAGAAGACTGCAAAGGACTTCTGCGGCAATGGTTGGAACGCGAACTCTGGTCATGGAATGATTCAAGCAGAGCTGCCTTCAATAAGGTAGCCGAAAGATCACCATCCATCCTCCGTGGAGCATGATAAAACCAGAGGTCTGAGTTAAGAGGTCAAACCAGCCGGGAAACTAATCAGGCTAAGAGGAAATGGATTATGGCTAAAAGTGTTATTGTCGAGCTGAGAGCACCGGCTAACTTTTCTATGCAGGAAGCCCTTGATTCGGATGTTGCAAAGCTCCCTGGCTTCAAAATCGACCCGGAATGCGGACCTGTTCCTGTTAGCCCATCGAAAGAGACAGTTAAGAATCTGGAAATCGAGAATGAGAAAGTATTTTTGATACGGGGAACTGT
The Methanosarcina thermophila TM-1 genome window above contains:
- a CDS encoding S8 family peptidase yields the protein MRNIWTDAPIEPFVIDCDSATPKGTIQDVAKYLGCDRLWDMGVKGQRIVIGICDSGVDKSKIPAVIGGWSSMSSSPPGTATIEHGMMCATDALGMCPEAKIYDLGITKKPTAFGKISDAIAAYEWAIEQHRRDGTPHILSNSWGIYQKSWAPGYATNPEHPFTRKAVEAIDTGIIVVFSAGNCGIKCPYDKCGSDTGPGKSIWGANGHPRVITAGAANILEEWIGCTSQGPAALDPRKPDFCAPSHFKGYFNVDDGTSAATPVCAGVIGLLKSFDLTLTHDEIKGILQKTAKDFCGNGWNANSGHGMIQAELPSIR